A single region of the Tachyglossus aculeatus isolate mTacAcu1 chromosome X1, mTacAcu1.pri, whole genome shotgun sequence genome encodes:
- the LOC119949977 gene encoding proline-rich protein HaeIII subfamily 1-like, producing MAGPSPQRPRGRDKLDSEGSRPRWPAPHPNGPVGGTNSTLRAPTQDVRPLTPTAPREGQIRFRGLPPKMSGPSPQRPRGRDKLDPEGSRPRCPAPWRGQTRVCGLPPKMSGPSPSAHLVSGPSAPAASRANCGGSPAPRRRLLPDVAAPPQGPGSSPTPQPHPAPPARPSPRSSRATGSSPARPRPPGPTRHFRPPPDNGRPPLANGRPPPQTLNGPALKKLPLCCDISRA from the coding sequence ATGGCCGGCCCTTCACCCCAACGGCCCCGCGGGAGGGACAAACTCGACTCTGAGGGCTCCCGCCCAAGATGGCCGGCCCCTCACCCCAACGGCCCCGTGGGAGGGACAAACTCGACTCTGAGGGCTCCCACCCAAGATGTCCGGCCCCTCACCCCAACGGCCCCGCGGGAGGGACAAATTCGATTCCGAGGGCTCCCGCCCAAGATGTCCGGCCCTTCACCCCAACGGCCCCGCGGGAGGGACAAACTCGACCCTGAGGGCTCCCGCCCAAGATGTCCGGCCCCGTGGAGGGGCCAAACTCGAGTGTGCGGGCTCCCGCCCAAGATGTCCGGCCCCTCCCCCTCGGCCCACCTGGTCTCCGGCCCCTCGGCGCCCGCGGCCTCACGTGCTAACTGTGGTGGCTCCCCGGCTCCCCGCCGCCGGCTTCTCCCGGACGTGGCGGCTCCTCCTCAGGGCCCCGGCTCCTCCCCGACGCCTCAGCCACACCCGGCTCCGCCGGCCCGACCGTCGCCTCGCTCTTCCCGCGCAACGGGCtcctccccggcccggccccgccctccgggccccacgcGCCACTTCCGCCCTCCTCCTGACAACGGCCGCCCACCTCTTGCCAACGGCCgccctcccccccaaacccttaacggacctgccctcaagaagcttccattaTGT